The genomic stretch GAGCGCGATGGTGATGACGAGGAAGGCGAAATGGTACCAGCTCGCGTACTGCAGGACGCGTATGAGCCCGATCTCGAAGGCGATGACCCCGCAGGAGACCAGGCCGGCAGCCCGTACGAGGTAACCCGCCGGAAAACCCCCGGGCGTATCCGTGTTTTCGGTTCGGGACGTCACTGTTCGACCCGGCCGGTCATGGGCACGAAGCGAACGGGCATCACAGTGCGGGAGGAGCGCTCTCCGTCCGCCGTCTTGCGGACCACGACGAGCCGCTGCACACCCGTCATCTCGCCGATGGGTATGACGATCCGGCCGCCGGGCTTGAGCTGGGACCACAGGAGCGGCGGCAGGTGTCCGGCCGCGCAGGTGACGATGATGGCGTCGTAGGGCCCCGCCTCCGGCCACCCGTAATAACCGTCTCCGTGACGCGTCTGAACGGTGTCGTACCCCTCCTCGGCGAGCAGTCCGCGGGCCCGGTCCAGCAGAGGTTCGATGATCTCCATGGTATACACGTGGGGCGTAATGTGGGCAAGCACGGCGGCCTGGTAACCCGAACCGGTACCGATCTCCAGTACCTTTGAAGCCGGATCGATTTCGAGTAACTCGGTCATGTACGCCACGATGTAGGGCTGGGAGATGGTCTGCCCGAGGCCGATGGGCAGAGGCGTGTCGTCGTAGGCGATGCGCCGCGTCTGCTCGTGGACGAACACGTGGCGGGGTGCGTCCATCATGGCCCGGATTACGGCGCCATCCGTGACCATGGGCGACTTGCCCAGGACCACCTCGACCATGCGTGTCCGCTCCCGCTGCCGCTCATGGACGGAGCGGGGCTGCGGCGGCGTCCAGGCCGTGTCGGCGGCGGCGGTGGACGTGGCCGCGGCCTGAACTACTCCATCGCGGCCTTCAGTGTCCGCGGTCGACGCCGAAGGATCCGATTCCGATGCACACGCCAACAACATGAATCCGCAAAGCAGCGTTGAAGTCAATAGACTGATCGCACCTGGCATATACCTTCGTCCCGGTTTCAGATGTCGGAATAGGACCGATCGTCCGGATCGCGGCGCATGTTGCGGAGCGGCCAGGACACGGCCGTGTTGGCCGCGAGGCCTTCCTCCGAGATCTCGATGCCCAGTCCGGGCCCCTGCGGCAGCTCGACGAAACCGTCCTTGAACACCAGGGGCCGGGTAAAGAGCGTATCGCCGCCACCGCCGCCGTATTCCTGGATCAGGAAATTGGGCGTGCCGGCCATGGCCTGCAGGGACGCGGCCACGCCCACCGGATCGGCGGCGGAGTGGGGCGCCATGGCCACGTAGTGAACCTCGGCCAGGGCCGCGACCTTCTTCATCTCCAGGATACCCCCGCAGTGGCGCACGTCGGGCTGGAGAATCGCGGCGGCCTTCTTCTCCACCAGTTCCCGGAACCCCCAGCGGGTCGTGTTCCGCTCGCCGGTGGCGATGGGGATGGTGGTGCAGCGGGTGATCTCGAGCAGGGCGTCGACGTTCTCCGGATGGGCGGGTTCCTCCACGAACATCGGCTTAAGGGGTTCCAGTTCCTTCAGCAGGCGTCTGGCCATGGCCGGACTGACCGCCCGGTGGAAATCCACGGCCACGTCGATCTCCGGTCCCACGGCCTCGCGGATCGTGGCGACGCGGGCGACGATGCGCTCCATGGCCGCCGGCGTATCCACGTAACGCACCGGATCGGGAAACGGGGTGCACTTGAGCGCGGTGTACCCTTCCGCTACCCGCGCCCGGGCGTGCTTCGCGTAGGCTTCCGGCGACGGACCGCCGACGGACGCGTAGACCCGGACGCGATCCCGGCAGGAACCGCCCAGCAGTCGCCACACCGGCACGTCCAGCGACTTGCCGAGGATATCGAGACAGGCGTGTTCGATACCGCTCAGCGCGGAGAGCAGGATAGGCATCTGGCGGCTGTAACTCGAACGAAAGAGTGTCTGCCAGTGGTCCTCGATCTGCCGGGGGTCGCGGCCGCGGAGATAGTCCTCCATGTCATGGATGGCCCGGGTGACCGTCCGGCCGTGCTCGTAGTTCATGGGAGACCCGTAGCCCACGAGTTCCGAATCGGTATGCACCTTGAGCAGCAGGCCGCGCTGCTTCAGGGGAATGACCTCGAACCGCGTGATCTTCATCCTGCCGCCACCGGCCGCCGGTAGAACCGCTGGGGATTGGTCCGGGGTTCGTAGCCGAGGATGCGCCGGGCTTTGTCGATGGTGTACTTGCCCTGCTGCAGGTAGCTGCCCATGTTGAAGGCCTGAAAGTAGTCCGGCACCTCCTCGATCTCCAGGGCCAGCCGGCAGGCCTCCACCAGGTCGTCGTAGACGATGGTGAAGGGCGGATGGTCGGCATTTCTGACCGGCTCTTCGGGCATCGGGCCCAGTCCGTTGAACTGGTAGCACACGGTGTGTATACGGTACTTGCGGGCGTAAATTTTGCAGATCTCCATGGCCAGGTGCTTGGTCAGCATGTAGTACGCCGTGCCCGGCGCCTGGGGCACGTCGCCGATGTCGTGGTCGTGGAGGTAGCCGGGGATGATAATCTCCGGCCCCGTGTGCAGGACCTTCTCGATACCGAGCTCCGCCGCGGCCTTCATCACGTGCCAGGCGCCCCGGACGGACACGGCGAAACTCGCCACGGGGTCCTGTCGGACCACGGTCCAGTTCATGATCGCGTCCATGCCGCGGGCGGCTTCAAGCACCTGCCCGTAATCGCCCATGTCCACGTGCATGGTGGCCTTTCCGCCGGGATGGGGACGGATATCGGCCAGGCTCAGATTGTAGTGTTTTTCGAGGCCGGGGATGATGAATGGCGCGATATTGCCGGAGGCGCCCAGGAGGAGGACGTTTTTCATGGCTTTGCTCCTTCCGTTCAGTCCATTTTAGCGATCACGTCCCGCAGCACCTCTTCCGCCGACTCGAGAAGCCGGTCGATGTGGCCGTCCGTGTGCACGAGGGACAGGTAGATCTTCTCGTAGGGACTGACGAAGAGCCCCCGCTTGATCATCTCGACGCCGAAGACATAGGCCTTCTGCTTGTCGGCACGGAACATGGAACCGTAGTCGACGATCTCCCGTTCGTCGGTGAACAGCACCTGGAGCACGGGGCCTTCGCCGCCGACGAGCAGGGGGACCGAATGCCGCGCGCCCATGGCCGTGATCTCCCGGGTGATGCGGTCGCCCATGGCAAAGAGCCGTTCGTAGGTCCCGGGACGTTCCAGCACGTCGAGGGTGGCCAGCCCGGCGACGGCGCCCACGGGATAGCCGTTGAAGGTGCCGGAGGCGATGACCCGCTTCGGATCGTCCGCCGGTCGCCAGCCGTTCATGACGTCCATCACGTCGGCCCGTCCGCACATGGCGGCCAGGGGATAGCCGCCGCTGATCGTCTTTCCGTAGGTAGCCAGGTCCGCGGTCACGCCGTAGCGTTCCTGCGCCCCGCCCCAGGCCATGCGGAAACCCGTGACGATCTCGTCGAAGATGAGGACGATGCCGTACTGGTCGCAAAGTGCCCGCATCGCCTCGAAAAAACCCGGCCGGGGCAGGATGCACCGCTGAAGGGGCTCGATGACGATCGCGGCAAGCTCATCGTGGTGGCGTTCCACGATTTCGGTAGCCCGCTCCACGTCGTTGAAGGGCACGGCGAGCATGTCCGCCGACCAGCTCCGGGGAATACCGCCGCCGTCCGGCAACGTGGCAGGATAGGCGCCGGGCTCCAGCGTCCGCGCCCCGTGCAGCGCCGCATCGCTCACCCCGTGCCAGCCCCCTTCGAAGCGCAGGCAGCGGTCGCGGCCGGTGAAGGCCCGGGCCGCCCGCAGGGCGAACTGCATCGATTCGGAACCGGTGATGACCAGGCGGACCTTCTCCCCGCAGGGCGAGGCGTCGGCCACCCGTTCGGCCAGCTCGATGGCCGGTTCGTTGAGGGCCATGAAGGTCGTCCCGCGCGCGACCTGGCGGGTCACCGCATCCACCACTTCGGGATGGGCGTGACCGAGGATCATTGGACCGGAACCCAGGAGAAAGTCGATGTACGTCTTTCCCGCGGTGTCGTATATCTTTGCGCCCTCGCCGCGGGTCACGACCAGGTTGGCTTCGGGCGGAAGGCGGAATTCTCCGTTCCCTCCGCCCACGAAGACCCGTTCGGCCCGTTCGATCAATGCGGATTGCGACATGCGTTTCCCTTTACACGGGCTGCCTGTGGTCGGCCAGGATGCTCTCCAGCGCCGATATGAAGGCCGCGTTCGCCTCCGGATGGCCGACACTGACCCGGATGCTGTGCGTCAGGCCGAAACGGCTGCCCGATCCCACGAGTATGCCCCGGTCGGCCATGCGCGCCGTCAGCTCGTCGGCGGGGACCGGCGTCCGGAAAAGCACGAAGTTGCCTTCACTCGGCCAGCAAACGACACCCAGCCGGTCGAAGGCCGCGTAGAGCGTTTTCTTGCCTCGCTCCGCCAGCGCCACCGATTGCGCGACGTGGTCCTGGTCCTCGATGGCCGCGACGGCCGCCTCCATCTCGAGCGAACCCAGGTGAAAGGTCCGGCGAAGTCCCGCCAGGCGTTCGACGATGTCGGGACGGGATATGACCACGCCGACGCGAAGGCCGGCCAGCCCGTAGACCTTCGAAAAAGAGTGTAGGACGATCACGTTGCGCCCGGCCACGGCATCGGCGGGCGAATCCGGATAGTCCGGGCGGGTCACGAACTGATGGTACACCTCGTCGGAAACCAGGGTCACGCCACCGGGCAGGCCCCGGTAAAGCCGGTCCATGTCGTCCCGGGTAACGATGGAGCCCGTCGGATTGTTGGGATTGCCCAGGTAGACCAGGCGCGTCCGGGCCGTCACCGCCTCCATGACCGCGTCCACCCGGACGCTGAAATCTTCGGGGTCCAGGGGTACGTCGACGACTTTCGCATCCTGCCACGCGGCCGTCCGTTCGTATACGTGAAACGTGGGCCCGCATACGATGACCTCGTCGCCGGACGCCAGGTAGACCCGGGCGATGAGGTCCAGGGCTTCGGATCCGCTGTAGGTCGAGAACAGGTGGGCCGGCGTTACGCCCCTGCCATAAAACGCCGCGAGGCGGTTTCTCAGCGCTTCATCGTCCCTGGGCGGATAGAGGCTGAGTCCGGCCAGATGAGCCCTGATCCGGTCCATCACCAGCGGGGACGGACCGAGCGGGTTCTCGTTGTAATGCAGTCGGTAGGGAGTATTCGACATAAATGTGACCGGCCGGCAAGCGGCCACGACCGGCAGCGGCTTTGACCGGCTAGCCGATCAGTCCGTAGTCCGCCAGGATCCCGCGCAGCTTCTCGCGGTTCGGTTCCGACAACGGGGCCAGGGGCAGCCTGACCTCGGGACTGATCTTGCCCATCATGCCCAGGGCCGTCTTGACCGGCACGGGATTGATCTCCATGAACACGGCGTCGTTGAGCGTCATCATGTGGTAATGGAGTTCGCGCGCCTCCAGCCACTTGCCCTCCTGGACCAGGTCGTACAGCCGCGCCACTTCCGCCGGCATCAGGTTGCCCGTGGCGCTCACGAACCCCGCCCCGCCGATGGCCAGAATGGGATAGCAGAGCAGTTCGATCCCCGAGTACACGAGGAAGTCCCGGCCCATGCGGTGCAGGAGCCGGTTGATGTGCTCGAAATCCTTGTTCGACTCCTTGACGCCGATGAGATTGTCGTTGGCCTCCTTCAGACGCGCCACGGTATCGATCTCGATGTTGACGGCCGTGCGACCGGGGATGTTGTACAGGATGACCGGCAGGTCCACACATTTGGCAAGCGCGTCGAAATGACGGAAGATCCCTTCCTGCCCCGGCCGGCTGTAGTACGGCGCGATGAAGAGCAGGGCGTCGGCGCCGTTCGCCTGGGCGAAGCGGGAAAGCTCGACGGACTCCTCGTGGTTGGTGGATGCGCTGCCCGGTACGAAGGGTACCCTTCCGTCCACGGCCGCGGCCGCGGCACGGATCACTTCCTTTCGCTCTTCGAGGGACAGCGAACCCGGTTCGCCCGTCGTTCCCTGCACCGACACGCCATGGGACCCGCTGCTGATCTGCCATTCGACCAGGCCAGCCAGGCCGTCCAGGTCCAGCGACCCGTTCT from Gemmatimonadota bacterium encodes the following:
- the dapA gene encoding 4-hydroxy-tetrahydrodipicolinate synthase — translated: MRGSIVPVVTPFKNGSLDLDGLAGLVEWQISSGSHGVSVQGTTGEPGSLSLEERKEVIRAAAAAVDGRVPFVPGSASTNHEESVELSRFAQANGADALLFIAPYYSRPGQEGIFRHFDALAKCVDLPVILYNIPGRTAVNIEIDTVARLKEANDNLIGVKESNKDFEHINRLLHRMGRDFLVYSGIELLCYPILAIGGAGFVSATGNLMPAEVARLYDLVQEGKWLEARELHYHMMTLNDAVFMEINPVPVKTALGMMGKISPEVRLPLAPLSEPNREKLRGILADYGLIG
- a CDS encoding NAD(P)-dependent oxidoreductase; translation: MKNVLLLGASGNIAPFIIPGLEKHYNLSLADIRPHPGGKATMHVDMGDYGQVLEAARGMDAIMNWTVVRQDPVASFAVSVRGAWHVMKAAAELGIEKVLHTGPEIIIPGYLHDHDIGDVPQAPGTAYYMLTKHLAMEICKIYARKYRIHTVCYQFNGLGPMPEEPVRNADHPPFTIVYDDLVEACRLALEIEEVPDYFQAFNMGSYLQQGKYTIDKARRILGYEPRTNPQRFYRRPVAAG
- the dgoD gene encoding galactonate dehydratase, whose product is MKITRFEVIPLKQRGLLLKVHTDSELVGYGSPMNYEHGRTVTRAIHDMEDYLRGRDPRQIEDHWQTLFRSSYSRQMPILLSALSGIEHACLDILGKSLDVPVWRLLGGSCRDRVRVYASVGGPSPEAYAKHARARVAEGYTALKCTPFPDPVRYVDTPAAMERIVARVATIREAVGPEIDVAVDFHRAVSPAMARRLLKELEPLKPMFVEEPAHPENVDALLEITRCTTIPIATGERNTTRWGFRELVEKKAAAILQPDVRHCGGILEMKKVAALAEVHYVAMAPHSAADPVGVAASLQAMAGTPNFLIQEYGGGGGDTLFTRPLVFKDGFVELPQGPGLGIEISEEGLAANTAVSWPLRNMRRDPDDRSYSDI
- a CDS encoding aspartate aminotransferase family protein, with the protein product MSQSALIERAERVFVGGGNGEFRLPPEANLVVTRGEGAKIYDTAGKTYIDFLLGSGPMILGHAHPEVVDAVTRQVARGTTFMALNEPAIELAERVADASPCGEKVRLVITGSESMQFALRAARAFTGRDRCLRFEGGWHGVSDAALHGARTLEPGAYPATLPDGGGIPRSWSADMLAVPFNDVERATEIVERHHDELAAIVIEPLQRCILPRPGFFEAMRALCDQYGIVLIFDEIVTGFRMAWGGAQERYGVTADLATYGKTISGGYPLAAMCGRADVMDVMNGWRPADDPKRVIASGTFNGYPVGAVAGLATLDVLERPGTYERLFAMGDRITREITAMGARHSVPLLVGGEGPVLQVLFTDEREIVDYGSMFRADKQKAYVFGVEMIKRGLFVSPYEKIYLSLVHTDGHIDRLLESAEEVLRDVIAKMD
- a CDS encoding histidinol-phosphate transaminase, whose translation is MSNTPYRLHYNENPLGPSPLVMDRIRAHLAGLSLYPPRDDEALRNRLAAFYGRGVTPAHLFSTYSGSEALDLIARVYLASGDEVIVCGPTFHVYERTAAWQDAKVVDVPLDPEDFSVRVDAVMEAVTARTRLVYLGNPNNPTGSIVTRDDMDRLYRGLPGGVTLVSDEVYHQFVTRPDYPDSPADAVAGRNVIVLHSFSKVYGLAGLRVGVVISRPDIVERLAGLRRTFHLGSLEMEAAVAAIEDQDHVAQSVALAERGKKTLYAAFDRLGVVCWPSEGNFVLFRTPVPADELTARMADRGILVGSGSRFGLTHSIRVSVGHPEANAAFISALESILADHRQPV
- a CDS encoding protein-L-isoaspartate(D-aspartate) O-methyltransferase, producing the protein MLLACASESDPSASTADTEGRDGVVQAAATSTAAADTAWTPPQPRSVHERQRERTRMVEVVLGKSPMVTDGAVIRAMMDAPRHVFVHEQTRRIAYDDTPLPIGLGQTISQPYIVAYMTELLEIDPASKVLEIGTGSGYQAAVLAHITPHVYTMEIIEPLLDRARGLLAEEGYDTVQTRHGDGYYGWPEAGPYDAIIVTCAAGHLPPLLWSQLKPGGRIVIPIGEMTGVQRLVVVRKTADGERSSRTVMPVRFVPMTGRVEQ